From a region of the Dictyostelium discoideum AX4 chromosome 2 chromosome, whole genome shotgun sequence genome:
- a CDS encoding ARK family protein kinase, which produces MATLDLCNNEHLNETESADEEDDQLQTPIKTVVTLKFKENPDSTSPIQVFQLNIGSNIIGRGSPSFLNDIKISRRHAEIIVSAEVGNVTFNQLGQNHSTLYRKDQTPIKMVRGISNQLLDDDLISLYDGSIPFSIHIERDNQFMSVCEGNFILTQDAADTNYHINSPTKTITTTSTTTTTTETLIKNIDNNNNNNNNNNNNNNNNNNNNNNNNNNNNNNNNNNNNNNNNNNNNNNNNNNNNNNNSILSKRSRDNENNHNHQYIHHDKTPLTLQQQQQLQNQQQLHQQQQQQLQYEQLQQLQQLQQHQQQQQHQQQQQQQQQQQQQQQQQQQQQQFKKHKRENTPVIVEDSLKLNIQENELLFIKKIGSGACGEVCQYEWKGTPVAVKTIFKSLLRKDKKEEFEKEVSILKCLRHPNVVLFMGTCLLNGNLAIITEYLNRGSLRDVLTTMNKSELSLSVKVKMLIDVAQGMNYLHTYSPPIIHRDLKSLNLLVDNNFNVKVSDFGLSRFISGGIGSSAKTFCGTLSWIAPEVFNGSGYTTKVDVYSFGIVLWEILTHKQPSGNISATSLGHPELPSNCPQSFSDLIKECCNRNPDQRPNFSQILLKLKLMYNQINNNNNNNKIDSSSFHNNNNNCSYNNSNDNNGILVTGGVGGNVSGNVESNNNNNNNTLNGAGNVIILNEIKDFTIQPNEITNIKTIIVKDSYSILEGQYKGKLVSIKQINGSINDFEMKQLGVLASIKSPLAVRFIGVVFNTDEYAIISEHVGNNGSLLTLMQNHSNQLNWSNTIDLAIQITQSIQYLHKHQPPILHRNITSDCFLLSSLNNNSNQNNNNNNNNNNNNNNNNNNNNNNNKKNDGGDDNGENTNTTTTTTTTTTTATNITNELNINEIKIKVHDFGLSRFNTQENEESLKEIKGNFLYSPPELLSLNTYSNKSDIYSLSIVLYELFETCLTKTYKKPYHEVTLDFDFQIIHKTSKLNLRPTISNNMPNEISKILQQGWFSDSVLRPSLDTIIKELLICKKNLC; this is translated from the exons ATGGCTACATTGGATCTTTGTAATAATGAACATCTAAATGAAACAGAATCAgcagatgaagaagatgatcaATTACAAACACCCATAAAAACCGTAGTgactttaaaatttaaagaaaatccAGATTCAACCTCTCCAATACAagtatttcaattaaatataggttcaaatattattggtAGAGGTTCaccttcttttttaaatgatataaaaattag tcGAAGACATGCAGAGATAATAGTATCAGCAGAAGTTGGAAATGTTACATTTAATCAGTTAGGACAAAACCATAGTACATTGTATAGAAAAGATCAAACACCAATTAAAATGGTTAGAGGTATTTCAAATCAACTATTagatgatgatttaatttcactaTATGATGGATCaataccattttcaattcaTATTGAAAGAGATAATCAATTTATGTCAGTTTGTGAAggtaattttatattaactCAAGATGCAGCCGATACTAATTATCATATTAATTCTCCAACTAAAACTATAACTACAACctcaactacaactacaactactgaaactctaataaaaaatattgataataataataataataataataataataataataataataataataataataataataataataataataataataataataataataataataataataataataataataataataataataataataataataataataataataataataataataataattcaattttatcaaaaagatcaagagataatgaaaataatcataatcatcaatATATTCATCATGATAAAACACCCTTAacactacaacaacaacaacaattacaaaatcaacaacaattacatcaacaacaacaacaacaattacaatatgaacaattacaacaattacaacaattacagcagcatcaacaacaacagcagcatcaacaacaacaacaacaacaacaacaacaacaacaacaacaacaacaacaacaacaacaacaacaatttaaaaaacataaaagaGAAAATACACCAGTTATAGTTGAagattcattaaaattaaatattcaagaaaatgaattattatttattaaaaaaataggaTCAGGAGCATGTGGTGAAGTTTGTCAATATGAATGGAAGGGTACACCGGTTGCAGTGAAAActatatttaaatcattgttAAGAAAAGATAAGAAggaagaatttgaaaaagagGTATCAATATTGAAATGTTTAAGACACCCAAatgttgtattatttatGGGAACATGTTTattaaatggtaatttaGCAATCATTACAGAATATTTAAATCGTGGTTCACTACGTGATGTATTGACTACAATGAATAAATCAGAACTATCGCTATCAGTTAAAGTTAAAATGCTGATTGATGTAGCACAGGGTATGAATTATCTTCATACTTATTCGCCACCTATAATTCACAGGGATTTGAAATCGTTGAATCTATtagttgataataatttcaatgtGAAAGTATCAGATTTCGGGCTAAGTAGATTCATCAGTGGTGGTATCGGCAGTTCGGCTAAAACTTTTTGTGGTACACTCTCTTGGATTGCGCCAGAGGTGTTCAATGGCAGTGGGTACACTACAAAAGTTGATGTCTATAGTTTTGGTATAGTTCTTTGGGAAATTCTAACTCATAAACAACCATCAGGTAATATCTCTGCCACTTCATTAGGTCATCCAGAATTACCATCAAATTGTCCACAATCTTTCTCTGACCTAATTAAAGAATGTTGTAATAGAAATCCTGATCAAAGACCAAACTTTtctcaaattttattaaaattaaaactaatgtataatcaaataaataataataataataataataaaatagatTCTTCAAgttttcataataataataacaattgtagttataataatagtaatgataataatggtattttAGTAACTGGTGGTGTAGGTGGTAATGTTAGTGGTAATgttgaatcaaataataataataataataatactttaaaTGGTGCAGGTAatgttataattttaaatgaaattaaagattttacaATTCAACCAAatgaaattacaaatataaaaacgaTTATTGTAAAAGATTCTTATTCAATACTAGAAGGACAATATAAAGGTAAATTAGtatcaattaaacaaatCAATGGTAGTAtcaatgattttgaaatgaaaCAGTTAGGAGTTTTagcatcaattaaatcaccaCTTGCTGTAAGATTCATTGGTGTGGTTTTCAATACTGATGAATACGCAATCATTAGTGAACATgttggtaataatggtagtttattaacattaatgcaaaatcattcaaatcaattaaattggtCAAATACAATAGATTTAGCTATTCAAATAACtcaatcaattcaatatttACATAAACACCAACCACCAATTTTACATAGAAATATTACAagtgattgttttttattatctagtttaaataataatagtaatcaaaataataataataataataataataataataataataataataataataataataataataataataataaaaaaaatgatggtggtgatgataatggtgaaaatacaaatacaactacaactacaacaactactactactactgcaacaaatattacaaatgaattaaatattaatgaaattaaaattaaagttcATGATTTTGGATTATCAAGATTTAATACTCAAGAGAATGAAGAATCATTAAAAGAGATTAAAGGAAACTTTTTATATTCACCACCAGAGTTATTATCATTGAATACTTATTCAAACAAATCTGATATCTATAGtttatcaattgttttatATGAATTGTTTGAAACTTGTTTAACTAAAACTTATAAAAAACCATACCATGAAGTTACCTtggattttgattttcaaattattcatAAAACTAGTAAAttg aatttaaGACCAACAATAAGTAATAATATgccaaatgaaatttcaaagatATTACAACAAGGTTGGTTTTCTGATTCTGTTCTAAGGCCAAGTTTAgatacaattattaaagaattactAATTTGTAAAAAGAATCTTTGTTAA